In the Arachis ipaensis cultivar K30076 chromosome B10, Araip1.1, whole genome shotgun sequence genome, one interval contains:
- the LOC107623846 gene encoding CBL-interacting protein kinase 2, which produces MEKRGNVLMQKYEFGRLLGQGNFAKVYHARDLKTGDSVAIKVIDKEKILKVGMMDQTKREISIMRLVKHPNVLRLYEVLATKTKIYFIIEYAKGGELFNKVARGKLHEDMARRYFQQLISAVDFCHRRGVYHRDLKPENLLLDDNGVLKVADFGLSALVESHSQANMLQTVCGTPAYVAPEVISRKGYDGAKADVWSCGVILYVLLAGHLPFYDLNLMALYRKITKAEYKSPNWFSFEARRLLARILDPNPKTRISTAKVMESSWFRKGLNLRSDQKRREGPDSASADSDKVLGLCDSGSSSAEANQALVNYNLNAFDIISLSAGLDLSGLFASIDEQDGVMKFTSMNSASSIISTLENIAQVLGLKIAKKDGGLFRLERSREGRKGPLSIDVEIFEFAPSFHLVEIKRSCGDTIEYQKILKEDIKPALKDIVSVWQGEQQQQ; this is translated from the coding sequence ATGGAGAAAAGGGGGAATGTTTTGATGCAAAAGTATGAATTTGGCAGGCTATTAGGCCAAGGAAACTTTGCAAAGGTTTACCATGCAAGGGACCTCAAAACCGGTGACAGTGTCGCCATTAAGGTGATCGACAAGGAGAAAATTCTGAAAGTTGGGATGATGGATCAAACCAAGCGAGAGATATCTATTATGAGACTGGTTAAGCACCCCAATGTGTTGCGGCTTTATGAGGTCTTAGCCACCAAAACCAAGATTTACTTCATCATAGAATATGCAAAAGGGGGTGAACTATTCAACAAGGTAGCAAGAGGTAAACTACATGAGGACATGGCAAGGAGGTACTTTCAACAACTGATCAGTGCTGTCGATTTTTGCCACAGAAGGGGTGTTTATCATAGGGATTTGAAGCCGGAAAACTTGCTCTTGGATGATAATGGTGTTCTTAAGGTAGCAGATTTTGGACTGAGTGCACTAGTTGAGTCTCATAGCCAAGCCAACATGCTGCAAACCGTTTGTGGAACGCCTGCATACGTCGCTCCTGAGGTTATAAGTCGAAAGGGTTATGATGGAGCCAAAGCCGATGTATGGTCTTGTGGAGTGATCTTATATGTTCTCTTGGCTGGTCATTTGCCATTCTATGATTTGAATCTTATGGCACTGTACAGGAAAATTACCAAAGCAGAATACAAATCTCCCAACTGGTTTTCATTTGAAGCGCGCAGACTATTAGCAAGGATCCTTGATCCCAACCCAAAAACAAGGATATCCACTGCAAAAGTTATGGAAAGTTCTTGGTTCAGAAAGGGGCTCAATTTGAGATCAGATCAAAAGCGGAGAGAGGGTCCAGATTCAGCTTCAGCTGATTCAGATAAAGTTCTCGGCCTATGTGACAGTGGAAGTTCTTCTGCAGAGGCAAATCAAGCATTGGTTAACTATAACTTAAATGCTTTCGATATAATTTCTCTTTCTGCCGGGCTTGACTTGTCTGGCCTTTTTGCAAGCATTGATGAACAGGATGGTGTAATGAAATTTACATCCATGAACTCTGCTTCATCAATCATTTCCACGTTGGAGAATATCGCTCAAGTTCTGGGGTTGAAGATAGCTAAGAAGGATGGAGGCCTGTTTAGACTAGAGAGATCCAGGGAAGGTAGGAAAGGGCCACTTTCCATTGATGTCGAAATATTCGAGTTTGCCCCCTCTTTCCATTTGGTTGAAATCAAGAGATCATGTGGTGATACAATAGAATACCAGAAGATATTGAAGGAAGATATAAAACCAGCTTTGAAAGATATTGTCTCAGTTTGGCAAGGTGAGCAGCAACAGCAATAG
- the LOC107624040 gene encoding protein NRT1/ PTR FAMILY 5.1, translating into MEAKADADYTQDGTVDFRGQPAVPSRTGKWKACAFLVGYEAFERMAFYGVASNLVNYLTRELHEDTVSSVISVNNWSGSVWITPILGAYIADSYLGRFWTFTISSLIYVLGMSLLSIGVSLKRLKPSTQITFFYTALYTIAIGAGGTKPNISTFGADQFDDFNPNEKELKDSFFNWWMFTSFLGALIATLGLVYIQDNLGWGLGYGIPTVGLLISLLVFYAGTPMYRHKVNKTRSPATEIMSVPIAAFKNRTLQLPTHPSLLYENDSQYYLTTAKRQIHHTPTFRFLDKAAIRQESTSGSPRAPLTVTQVEGAKLIFGMVTIWLVTLIPSTIWAQINTLFVKQGTTLDRKLGSDFRIPAASLGSFVTLSMLLSVPMYDRFFVPFMRQRTGNPRGITLLQRLGIGFSMHIIAIAIAYAVEVKRMHVIKENNAIGPKDVVPMSIFWLLPQYVLIGIADVFHAVGLLEFFYDQSPENMQSLGTTFFTSGIGVGNFLNSFLVTMVDKITGKGESKSWIGDNLNDCHLDYYYGFLLVLSSVNLMVFLWASSRYIYKKESIMVKDGLCVEMEENPSMDASLGLQV; encoded by the exons ATGGAAGCGAAAGCAGATGCAGATTATACACAAGATGGCACTGTTGACTTCCGCGGTCAACCTGCAGTTCCATCTAGAACTGGAAAATGGAAAGCCTGCGCCTTTCTTGTTG GGTATGAAGCATTTGAAAGAATGGCGTTCTATGGAGTAGCTTCAAACTTGGTTAACTACCTTACAAGAGAGCTCCATGAAGACACAGTTTCATCAGTGATCAGTGTGAATAACTGGTCAGGATCTGTTTGGATAACACCAATTCTTGGCGCATACATCGCTGATTCTTACTTGGGTCGTTTCTGGACTTTCACAATTTCTTCTCTCATTTATGTCCTC GGAATGAGTCTGCTGAGCATAGGTGTGTCCCTGAAGAGGTTGAAGCCATCAACCCAAATTACATTCTTCTACACAGCACTCTACACAATAGCAATCGGAGCCGGCGGCACCAAGCCCAACATCTCCACCTTCGGCGCGGACCAATTCGACGACTTCAATCCGAACGAGAAAGAACTGAAAGACTCGTTCTTCAATTGGTGGATGTTCACCTCATTCCTTGGGGCCCTAATTGCCACCCTAGGCCTTGTTTACATTCAAGACAACTTAGGCTGGGGATTGGGCTACGGTATTCCTACGGTAGGTCTACTCATTTCGCTCCTCGTATTCTACGCCGGCACCCCCATGTATCGCCACAAGGTTAACAAGACCCGCAGTCCCGCCACGGAAATCATGAGTGTTCCCATTGCTGCTTTTAAGAACAGGACCCTTCAATTACCCACTCACCCTTCACTCCTTTATGAAAATGACTCTCAATATTATCTTACTACTGCCAAACGTCAAATTCATCACACTCCAACTTTCAG GTTTTTGGACAAGGCTGCAATTAGACAAGAGAGTACTAGTGGTTCCCCAAGAGCACCATTAACAGTAACACAAGTTGAAGGAGCAAAACTCATATTTGGAATGGTCACTATATGGCTGGTAACACTGATTCCCAGCACCATTTGGGCACAAATCAACACCCTCTTTGTGAAACAAGGCACCACATTGGACCGAAAACTCGGCTCCGATTTCAGAATCCCAGCAGCATCTCTTGGAAGCTTTGTCACACTCTCCATGCTTCTCTCAGTGCCAATGTACGACCGGTTCTTCGTCCCCTTCATGCGCCAGAGAACCGGCAACCCCAGAGGGATCACATTGCTCCAGAGACTTGGAATTGGGTTCTCAATGCACATCATAGCTATTGCAATAGCTTATGCAGTGGAAGTTAAGAGAATGCATGTTATAAAGGAAAACAATGCAATTGGTCCTAAAGATGTTGTTCCTATGAGCATATTCTGGCTATTGCCACAATATGTTCTTATTGGTATAGCTGATGTGTTTCATGCAGTTGGATTATTGGAATTCTTCTATGATCAATCCCCTGAAAACATGCAGAGTCTGGGCACAACTTTTTTTACTAGTGGAATTGGTGTTGGGAACTTCTTGAACAGCTTTTTGGTGACTATGGTTGACAAGATCACAGGGAAGGGTGAGAGTAAGAGTTGGATTGGTGATAATTTGAACGATTGTCACTTGGATTACTACTATGGATTCCTGTTGGTGTTGTCAAGTGTGAATTTGATGGTGTTTCTTTGGGCTTCAAGCAGATACATTTACAAGAAGGAGTCTATAATGGTCAAAGATGGACTTTGTGTTGAAATGGAGGAGAATCCATCTATGGATGCATCTCTTGGATTGCAAGTATGA